Proteins co-encoded in one Populus trichocarpa isolate Nisqually-1 chromosome 10, P.trichocarpa_v4.1, whole genome shotgun sequence genomic window:
- the LOC7474421 gene encoding uncharacterized protein LOC7474421, with translation MAISLNSVVGINSTLQSRYQHVSRPKTTSLGMLASRMHINGRRRGSFVSAADNDRLVTDTSVKGYGGAESSISDNQLSTVNSTSEDSPGGNSVGEESGPQTSGASNGSTVSADMKSRPKRSPLTARERLKAARVLSRYTESKASKSEMGSKVLDAMRESDKGKKRPGLPEAPENMFDDSKRGLPKEGWTFEFPGGSELFFIVVSFVLISTIMFATTYIVWKVGAIHFDEY, from the exons ATGGCGATTTCTCTTAATTCTGTTGTTGGCATCAATTCAACG CTGCAATCCAGATACCAACATGTGTCTAGACCAAAGACCACCTCCTTGGGTATGCTTGCTTCAAGGATGCATAtcaatggaagaagaagagggtcATTCGTTTCAGCTGCGGATAATGATCGTCTTGTCACGGACACCAGTGTTAAGGGTTATGGAGGTGCTGAGAGCTCAATTTCTGACAATCAGCTGTCAACAGTGAATTCCACCTCTGAGGATTCCCCAGGAGGAAACAGTGTTGGTGAGGAGTCAGGACCTCAAACCTCTGGAGCTTCTAATGGCTCAACAGTTTCTGCAGATATGAAGTCTAGGCCAAAAAGGTCGCCTCTAACAGCAAGAGAGAGACTGAAGGCTGCGAGGGTTCTCAGCCGTTACACAGAATCAAAGGCATCGAAATCAGAGATGGGCAGCAAAGTATTGGATGCCATGAGAGAAAGTGATAAGGGCAAGAAAAGACCTGGCCTTCCAGAAGCCCCTGAAAACATGTTTGATGACAGCAAGCGAGGGTTGCCAAAGGAGGGGTGGACTTTTGAATTTCCAGGTGGTTCAGAACTCTTTTTCATTGTCGTTTCATTTGTTTTAATCAGCACAATAATGTTTGCAACGACTTACATTGTCTGGAAAGTTGGTGCAATCCATTTTGATGAGTATTAA
- the LOC7490321 gene encoding transcription factor bHLH51 — translation MEDHYSPCWPAAPAEANWDQTSAAVYDESFLVPCPSHASASANFQVYGFPSWSVPLQEASEDKAASSSKSHSQAEKRRRDRINAQLGILRKLVPKSEKMDKAALLGSAIDHVKDLKQKATEISRTFTIPTEVDEVTVDCDVSQVTSPPSTNKDKDNTFIRASVCCDDRPELFSELITVLKGLRLTIVRADIASVGGRVKSILVLCSECSEEGSVSISTIKQSLNLVLSRIASSSVPSNYRIRSKRQRFFLPSHLSEQYE, via the exons ATGGAAGATCACTATTCTCCTTGCTGGCCTGCTGCTCCTGCAGAGGCAAACTGGGATCAAACAAGTGCTGCAGTATATGATGAGTCCTTTTTAGTCCCATGCCCATCTCATGCTTCTGCCTCTGCCAACTTTCAAGTATACGGATTCCCTTCGTGGTCAGTACCGCTTCAGGAGGCTTCAGAAGATAAAGCTGCTTCGAGTTCCAAGAGTCATAGCCAAGCTGAGAAGCGGCGACGGGACAGGATTAATGCACAACTGGGAATTCTTAGGAAACTCGTTCCTAAATCAGAAAAG ATGGACAAGGCAGCTCTCCTAGGAAGTGCGATTGATCATGTGAAGGATCTCAAACAAAAAGCAACGGAAATCAGCAGAACTTTCACAATCCCAACTGAAGTTGATGAAGTGACGGTTGATTGTGATGTTTCTCAAGTTACAAGCCCTCCCAGCACCAACAAAGACAAGGACAACACATTTATCAGGGCATCTGTTTGCTGCGATGATCGGCCAGAACTGTTTTCGGAGCTTATTACGGTGCTCAAAGGCCTTAGACTAACCATAGTTAGAGCTGATATTGCTAGTGTAGGTGGAAGAGTTAAGAGCATATTAGTACTTTGCAGTGAGTGCAGTGAAGAGGGGAGTGTTTCAATTAGCACTATTAAACAGTCGCTTAATCTAGTTTTGAGTAGAATCGCTTCATCATCAGTGCCATCAAATTATCGTATTAGAAGCAAGAGGCAAAGGTTCTTTTTGCCTTCTCATTTGTCAGAACAATATGAATAA